From Polaribacter haliotis:
ACGAGCTTTCGAAAGAAATTTTATCAGGAAAAATAACAACAGATAGTATTATTTTATTAGATTCTTTTGATGATAAATTAGTTTTTAGAAATCAGTCGGATTTGGTAGAGAATATATAAGTTAAGTTTGGTTAGATTGGAAAAAGCGATGTTGTAAAAGGCATCGCTTTTTCTTTTTTGATTATATTCGTTGTTCAAATTTAACTATCATGAAAAAAATCTTATTTTTATTTGTATTCGCTTTTGGTTTATTTACTTCTTGTACTTCTCAAGAAACTACGACCTATTATTTAATTCGACATTCAGAAAAAGACAGATCTGATAAAACAAATAGAAATCCAGATTTGAGCGAAGATGGACAAGAAAGAGCTACAAATTGGGCAGATTATTTCGAAGATATCGATTTAGATGCTGTGTATTCTACTAACTACAATAGAACCATGCAAACTGCGACTCCAACTGCAGAAAGTAAAGATTTGGAGATTCTAAACTACGACCCAAGAAACATGTTTGATGCTGAATTTGAAAAAGCAACAAAAGGAAAAACGGTTTTAGTTGTTGGTCATAGCAATACCACTCCTGCTTTTGTAAATAAAATTTTAGGCGAGAAAAAACATGAAGATTTAGATGATAATGACAATGCAAGTTTATTTATTGTTACGATTTCTGGAGATAAAAAAGAAAGCATTGTAAAGAAAATAGAGTAATTTTATTTTCTAGCAACTAACATCATATGTGGACTAAAAGCCAAAACAGATTCGTCTAATTCTGTGGTTTTTAAAAGTTCTAATAATGTTTCTTTTTTCTTTGGATTTAGCATGTTCGCGAAATATTCGTTGTCTAACCAAATCATTCCTTCAACTGCAAAAAGGTTGATTATTTCTAAATTTTGAGAGGTAAATTCCTTTTTTAATTGTTTTGGTTTGTGATAAAACCCATCTGCTAATAACCAAGGAAACTCCTTTGGCGGATTATGAATTCCTGAAGTTAATTCGGTTTTACACATTTCTAAAAAAGGCTTTTTGTGTACCAAACCTTGCATTAAACCTGCAACTGTAGATGCTGAAGAATTAATGGCGAAACCTAAAATATGTCCACCTTTTTTTAAAACTCTTTTTGCTTCGTTTATCGTTTGTAAACGATCTTCTTTTTGTTGAAGATGATACAAAGGTCCATGTAAAATAACCAAATCTGCGACTTCGTTTTTAACGTCTAAATTGCGAGATTCTCCTAAAGTTACAGAGAATTTATTTTTTGATTTATTGGCCCGTTTTTGCGCTAATTTTATGTGTTTTTCAACAGGCTCTATCAAATGAACATTGTGTCCTTTTTCTGCCAACCATTCACTATATTTTCCTGTGCCTCCACCAACATCTATAATTGTTGCTTTTGGTTTAGAAATATGTCTTTCAATTAGAGATTTTATTCTTTCAAATTCAAAAAAACCCATACCAGAATCTAAACGTGTTTCTTCGGAAGCTTTGTTGTAAAAATCTTCTAATTCATTTGTTATGAGTTGTTTTTTAGACATTTTTTAAATTTAGCAAATATTTATTAATTCTCTTTTTGTTGGCAGACAAGTCTAGCCCAGATTGAAATGACATCCTTTTTGTTTTTCACAAAAAGATATAATGGAAAGCTGGAAATAGCTCCAAAAAAAATTACTCTAAAATGGTAACTTCGATATTTTTTAAAACGATTTCAGATACTTTTTCTAGCTTATTTTCTTCGAATGCTTTATCGATATTTATTAGTTTAATCTCCTTATTTAAAGGTTTGTAATTATGGTAATCTACAAAACGAATTCCGTTTTTTACACATTGCTCCTTTAAAACTCTAAAACGTTTTCCACCTCCATTTGTGTGGTAAGAGTAAGCCAAATAATCTATTAAAAAATCTTCTTTACCTATCCAATAAATAAAGACATCTTCGAAATCTTCTCCTCCTCCATCTTCTGCAAAAGTAACTTCTACTTTATAATATTCTTTTCCATTAATTGTTGATGATTTTAGTAGTTTTTTATGAACTGCTTTGTCATTTAAACCAAATGGTAAAACCGAAAAATAATGCACTGAGTTTACAGAATTTGTATATTTTGAAGCAATTTTTGTTTCTAAATCTACAATTTTGTTATCTACTAATCTTTCAAAATCTGTATTCGTTAAAATGTCTTTAATTAGTGAAGAATCTTTTTTAAAAGTTCTTGTTAGTTTAAAAGTTCCATTATTTCTAACTGCCAAATAATTTACATTTCTAAAATTAAATGAAATCTCTGAATTTGCAACTTTATCTGCTCCAGCATATAAAATTGTTTTGTCTATAATTTGTTGTGCAGTTAATTTTTCTTCGGATGTTTTGCAGGAAATAAAAAGGATTAGCAAAAAGAAAGATAAATATCTCATGGAGTTTTGTTTGATTTGATCGAAAATAGAATTCAAAATTACGTTTCTTTCCCGAATCTAAAAATGTATCTTTGTTAAAAATAAAAATTGATTATTGATGGTTCAAAAAAACATCAACATAAAAAATAAAAAAGCACGTTTCGAATTTGAAATTTTAGACAAATATGTTGCTGGAATTCAATTAACTGGAACAGAAATAAAATCGATAAGATTAAGCCAAGCAAGAATTACAGAGAGTTTCTGTGAGTTTAATGAGCGTGGAGAATTGTTTATCGTAAATATGTACATTCAAGAATATATGTTTGGGCATCACTTTAACCACAAACCAAAAAGCGAGCGTAGATTATTAATGCATAAACGTGAATTGCGTAGTTTAAAAAAGGATGTGGAAGCAAAAGGAAATACAATTGTGCCACTTCGTTTGTTTATAAATGATAGAGGTTTTGCAAAACTTGAAATCGCACTCGCGAAAGGAAAACAAACGCACGATAAACGTGAAGTTTTAAAAGATCGTGACAATAAACGTGATTTAGCACGTATTAAAAAGAGCTTTAATTCATAATTTTTTTTGATGATTTCTTTCTTAAAACTAATTCGTTACAAAAACCTATTGATGGTTTTATTAACGATGGTTTTGACTAAATATGCTTTAATTAACTCATTTTTAGAAAATACATATTTAACTAATTTTGATTTTCTTCTTCTAATTTTATCTGTACTTTTAATAACTGCTGGAGGTTATATAGTTAACGATATTTTTGATATTGAAACAGATAAAATTAATAAGCCCAATAAAGTTTTTATTAATGTTTTAATACCTAAAAAAATAGCTTGGTATAATTATTTTCTATTTACTTTATCTGGCCTATTCATTGGATTTTATTTGTCTATAAAAAATTTTACTGAAATTACTCTATGCCTTTATTTTGCTTCAATAATTATACTTTTTTTATATTCTAAATTTTTAAAAAAGTTACCTCTTTTTGGAAATTTGGCAATTTCCATATTAATAACATTTCCAATATTTTTAGTTAGTTCTATTAGTTTATCTCTTTTTAATAATATTAATGATCAAGTTCTAATTAACTATTATAATTTAGAAAATACTGTAAATATTTATTGCTTTTTCGCTTTTATAACAACACTAATAAGAGAAATCATAAAAGATATCGAAGATGTAGATGGAGATTTAAAAATAAAAGCGAAAACTTTACCTATTTTATTTGGTAGAAAAAGAGCTTCTAAAGTTGCTTTTTTATGTAGTTGCATTTTATTATTTTTACTACTAATTCTCTCACAATTTATAATAAATAAAGCTTTTCTTCTATTCTATGGTATTGTTTTAATTCTCTTACCACTACTCTATTTTATGTTTTTATTATGGAAAGCCGAAAAGAAAAAAGACTTTTCTAAATTGAGTAGTTTAATGAAACTTATTATGCTCTTCGGAATTTTATCAATGTTATTATTTACAATTCAATAAATGTTAAGAGAAAAACTAAAAAACTATAATGTAATTTTAGCTTCTAAATCGCCAAGAAGACAGCAATTTTTTAAAGATTTAGATATCGATTTTACGATTCAATTAAAAGAAGTCGAAGAAATTTATCCGAAGGAATTAAAAGGAAAAGAAATTACGAAGTTTTTGGCGGATTTAAAATCGAAACCTTTTACAGACTTATCAAAAAATGATATTTTAATAACTTCCGACACTATTGTTTGGTTAGATAACAAAATGTTGGGAAAACCGAAAGACGAAGCAGAAGCATTTGAGATGTTACGAAGTTTATCAGGAAAAAGTCATGAGGTAATTACTTCTATCAGCATAAAAAATAAGAGTTTTCAAGAAATAATTACAGACGTTACTACAGTTACTTTTAAAAAATTAACCGACGAAGAAATTAATTATTACATTAAAAACTACAAACCTTTTGATAAAGCTGGTGCTTATGGAATTCAAGAATGGATAGGTTTTATCGCCATTGAAAACCTACAAGGAAGTTATTTTAACGTAGTTGGTTTGCCTGTACATAAACTCTACAAAGTACTAATGAGTCTATAAATAGTAAGCGTTTTTTAATATTAAAGTATATTATTTTAAGACTTCCTCACAGTATGTTAAAAAGTCTTTTTTCTAAAACATCTTTTCTCTTCTTTAAAGTGAAATAAAAGTTTATTTTTACGTCGAATTTTACAACACAACATTTTTATAAATTTATAATGAAAAAATACACATTCACAGAAAAAAAAGACACACGTTCTGGTTTTGGAGACGGTTTAACTGAATTAGGTAGAACAAACCCTAACGTAGTTGCTTTATGTGCAGATTTAATTGGTTCTTTAAAAATGGATCAATTTATTAAAGAAAACCCGGAAAGATTTTTCCAAATTGGTATAGCAGAAGCAAACATGATTGGTATTGCTGCTGGTTTAACAGTTGGTGGTAAAATTCCTTTTACAGGAACTTTTGCAAACTTTTCTACTGGACGTGTTTACGATCAAATTCGTCAATCTGTTGCTTATTCTGGAAAAAATGTAAAAATTTGTGCATCTCATGCAGGAGTTACTTTGGGTGAAGATGGTGCAACACACCAAATATTAGAAGATATTGGTTTAATGAAAATGTTACCTGGAATGACAGTTATAAATCCTTGTGATTATAACCAAACTAAAGCTGCAACAATTGCTATTGCAGATTTTGATGGACCAGTTTATTTACGTTTTGGTCGTCCGAAAGTACCAGTATTTATGCCAGAAGATGCTAAATTCGAAATAGGAAAAGGAATACAATTAACTGAAGGAACAGATGTAACTATTGTTGCTACAGGTCATTTAGTTTGGGAGTCTTTACAAGCTGCAGAAAAATTAGAAGCAGAAGGAATTTCTGTGGAAGTAATAAACATACACACCATTAAACCTTTAGACGAAGAAATTATCTTAAAGTCTGTTGCAAAAACAGGTTGTATTGTAACTGCAGAAGAGCATAATAAATATGGTGGTTTAGGTGAAAGTGTTGCAAGATGTTTAGCAACTAACACTCCTACTCCACAAGAATTTGTGGCAACTAACGATACTTTTGGTGAATCTGGAACTCCAGATCAATTAATGGCAAAATATGGTTTAGATGCAAACGCTGTTGTAAAAGCT
This genomic window contains:
- a CDS encoding SixA phosphatase family protein — protein: MKKILFLFVFAFGLFTSCTSQETTTYYLIRHSEKDRSDKTNRNPDLSEDGQERATNWADYFEDIDLDAVYSTNYNRTMQTATPTAESKDLEILNYDPRNMFDAEFEKATKGKTVLVVGHSNTTPAFVNKILGEKKHEDLDDNDNASLFIVTISGDKKESIVKKIE
- a CDS encoding class I SAM-dependent methyltransferase, yielding MSKKQLITNELEDFYNKASEETRLDSGMGFFEFERIKSLIERHISKPKATIIDVGGGTGKYSEWLAEKGHNVHLIEPVEKHIKLAQKRANKSKNKFSVTLGESRNLDVKNEVADLVILHGPLYHLQQKEDRLQTINEAKRVLKKGGHILGFAINSSASTVAGLMQGLVHKKPFLEMCKTELTSGIHNPPKEFPWLLADGFYHKPKQLKKEFTSQNLEIINLFAVEGMIWLDNEYFANMLNPKKKETLLELLKTTELDESVLAFSPHMMLVARK
- a CDS encoding DUF6503 family protein, with amino-acid sequence MRYLSFFLLILFISCKTSEEKLTAQQIIDKTILYAGADKVANSEISFNFRNVNYLAVRNNGTFKLTRTFKKDSSLIKDILTNTDFERLVDNKIVDLETKIASKYTNSVNSVHYFSVLPFGLNDKAVHKKLLKSSTINGKEYYKVEVTFAEDGGGEDFEDVFIYWIGKEDFLIDYLAYSYHTNGGGKRFRVLKEQCVKNGIRFVDYHNYKPLNKEIKLINIDKAFEENKLEKVSEIVLKNIEVTILE
- the smpB gene encoding SsrA-binding protein SmpB, translating into MVQKNINIKNKKARFEFEILDKYVAGIQLTGTEIKSIRLSQARITESFCEFNERGELFIVNMYIQEYMFGHHFNHKPKSERRLLMHKRELRSLKKDVEAKGNTIVPLRLFINDRGFAKLEIALAKGKQTHDKREVLKDRDNKRDLARIKKSFNS
- a CDS encoding geranylgeranylglycerol-phosphate geranylgeranyltransferase codes for the protein MISFLKLIRYKNLLMVLLTMVLTKYALINSFLENTYLTNFDFLLLILSVLLITAGGYIVNDIFDIETDKINKPNKVFINVLIPKKIAWYNYFLFTLSGLFIGFYLSIKNFTEITLCLYFASIIILFLYSKFLKKLPLFGNLAISILITFPIFLVSSISLSLFNNINDQVLINYYNLENTVNIYCFFAFITTLIREIIKDIEDVDGDLKIKAKTLPILFGRKRASKVAFLCSCILLFLLLILSQFIINKAFLLFYGIVLILLPLLYFMFLLWKAEKKKDFSKLSSLMKLIMLFGILSMLLFTIQ
- a CDS encoding Maf family nucleotide pyrophosphatase, whose translation is MLREKLKNYNVILASKSPRRQQFFKDLDIDFTIQLKEVEEIYPKELKGKEITKFLADLKSKPFTDLSKNDILITSDTIVWLDNKMLGKPKDEAEAFEMLRSLSGKSHEVITSISIKNKSFQEIITDVTTVTFKKLTDEEINYYIKNYKPFDKAGAYGIQEWIGFIAIENLQGSYFNVVGLPVHKLYKVLMSL
- a CDS encoding transketolase family protein, with the translated sequence MKKYTFTEKKDTRSGFGDGLTELGRTNPNVVALCADLIGSLKMDQFIKENPERFFQIGIAEANMIGIAAGLTVGGKIPFTGTFANFSTGRVYDQIRQSVAYSGKNVKICASHAGVTLGEDGATHQILEDIGLMKMLPGMTVINPCDYNQTKAATIAIADFDGPVYLRFGRPKVPVFMPEDAKFEIGKGIQLTEGTDVTIVATGHLVWESLQAAEKLEAEGISVEVINIHTIKPLDEEIILKSVAKTGCIVTAEEHNKYGGLGESVARCLATNTPTPQEFVATNDTFGESGTPDQLMAKYGLDANAVVKAVKKVISRK